Proteins encoded by one window of Thermobaculum terrenum ATCC BAA-798:
- a CDS encoding DUF58 domain-containing protein, with amino-acid sequence MANVSFDLTDITSVMTPDLVRKLDSVSLMHRGRYSGRMRGERRSTKWGQSIEFADYRDYSPGDDLRRVDWNLYARSDRLYVKLMEEEEDRTVRLVLDTSNSMGFGTPSKISMAAGLAAAIGYLALNDLDNLVVVEPSPQGYTSSRRLRGRAGFRELLSMIASCRPSGKVNLERLLTRLASGLRRTELLVVISDLMEAGDVHRGLRRLRGRGSEVVLLHVLSRDEIEPQIADGQFELIDSETGEAISIRADNDALERYALELQSWLNGIRDTCKAVGITYLQVISDQDIEQILFDDLRRLKVLE; translated from the coding sequence ATGGCTAACGTATCCTTCGACCTGACAGACATAACGTCGGTTATGACCCCCGATCTGGTGCGAAAGCTCGACTCCGTCTCCCTGATGCATCGGGGCAGGTATTCCGGGAGGATGAGAGGTGAGCGTCGCAGCACCAAATGGGGACAGAGCATAGAGTTTGCCGATTACAGAGATTATTCGCCCGGGGATGACCTCAGGAGGGTGGACTGGAATCTGTACGCCCGTAGCGATCGCCTGTATGTCAAGCTGATGGAAGAGGAGGAAGACAGGACCGTCCGGTTGGTGCTGGATACAAGCAACTCCATGGGCTTTGGTACACCATCAAAGATCTCTATGGCTGCTGGTCTCGCCGCCGCAATTGGATACTTAGCCCTCAACGACCTGGACAACCTGGTAGTGGTAGAGCCTAGCCCTCAAGGTTATACCTCATCCCGCAGGCTTCGGGGGAGGGCAGGATTCAGGGAGCTGCTAAGTATGATCGCTAGCTGCCGGCCTTCAGGCAAGGTGAACCTCGAAAGATTGTTGACGAGGTTGGCCTCTGGCTTAAGGAGGACCGAGCTGCTGGTAGTGATTAGTGATCTCATGGAGGCTGGGGACGTACACAGGGGCCTGCGCAGGCTCCGTGGCAGAGGCTCTGAAGTCGTCCTTCTGCATGTCCTTTCACGGGATGAGATTGAGCCACAGATAGCTGATGGGCAATTCGAACTCATAGATTCCGAGACCGGAGAGGCGATCTCGATACGAGCGGATAACGATGCCTTGGAGCGCTATGCACTGGAACTGCAATCCTGGCTGAACGGTATCAGGGATACCTGCAAGGCAGTTGGGATAACATATCTTCAAGTGATTAGCGATCAGGATATCGAGCAGATACTCTTTGACGATCTGCGCAGGCTGAAGGTTCTGGAGTAA
- a CDS encoding AAA family ATPase, whose product MTNRLSISPDEFTDIAQRILSEVSKRIVGQRELVEGTLICILSGGHALLEGLPGLGKTMTVRTFAEVLDLHFSRIQFTPDLMPSDITGTNVLEEDASGARRFRFQEGPIFANLVLADEINRATPKTQSALLEAMQEHAVTVGNDTHALPKPFFVLATQNPIDLEGTYPLPEAQLDRFMFKLLVPSPSPEELVRILETTTTPATILVEKVADADTINQMRMLSLDVPVAPHVLSYVSELVLRTHPDNPAAPASVKRYVRFGSSPRGAQALVLGAKVKALLEGRYNVAVEDINEIAAWALRHRIILNYEGESENISTESIVRDIVESLVASLTRI is encoded by the coding sequence ATGACGAATAGACTTTCCATTTCACCAGATGAGTTCACAGATATAGCTCAACGCATACTTAGTGAGGTCTCCAAGAGGATAGTCGGCCAGAGGGAGCTTGTAGAAGGGACCTTGATATGTATCCTGTCTGGAGGTCATGCCCTCCTGGAAGGACTACCCGGGTTGGGGAAAACTATGACTGTGCGCACCTTCGCCGAGGTGCTTGATCTGCACTTCAGCCGCATCCAGTTCACACCCGACCTGATGCCCTCCGATATCACCGGTACCAATGTGTTGGAAGAGGATGCTTCCGGAGCCCGTCGCTTCAGGTTTCAGGAGGGCCCCATCTTCGCTAACCTGGTGCTCGCAGACGAGATCAACCGAGCTACCCCAAAGACGCAGTCCGCCCTGCTGGAGGCTATGCAGGAGCACGCAGTTACCGTGGGCAACGATACTCACGCTCTGCCGAAGCCCTTCTTTGTGTTGGCTACTCAAAACCCTATCGATCTTGAGGGTACTTACCCACTCCCTGAGGCGCAGCTAGATCGCTTCATGTTCAAGCTGCTTGTCCCCAGCCCATCTCCTGAAGAGTTGGTGCGCATCCTGGAGACGACCACCACACCAGCCACTATTTTGGTAGAGAAAGTAGCAGATGCCGATACTATCAATCAGATGAGGATGCTTTCTCTGGATGTACCAGTTGCGCCTCATGTTTTGTCTTACGTTTCTGAGCTTGTCCTTAGGACTCATCCCGATAACCCTGCAGCGCCCGCGAGTGTGAAGAGATACGTCAGGTTTGGGTCGAGTCCCAGGGGGGCCCAGGCACTGGTACTGGGTGCGAAGGTGAAAGCTCTGCTTGAAGGGCGTTACAACGTGGCGGTAGAGGATATAAACGAGATCGCTGCCTGGGCCCTGCGCCACAGGATAATACTCAACTATGAAGGCGAGTCTGAGAACATTTCTACGGAGAGTATCGTTCGCGACATAGTAGAGTCGCTAGTGGCTTCGCTTACCAGGATCTAA